The sequence below is a genomic window from Curtobacterium sp. MCPF17_002.
CGTCAAGCGTGCTCGCGACAACAAGCTCACGCCGGCCGACTTCCAGGGAACGACGATCTCGCTGACGAACCCGGGCGGCATCGGCACGGTGCACTCCGTCCCGCGGCTCACCAAGGGGCAGGGCGCCATCATCGGCGCCGGCGCGCTCGAGTACCCGGCGCAGTTCCAGGGCTCCGCGGCGAAGACCCTCGTCGAGCTCGGCATCGGCAAGACGATCACGCTGACGAGCACCTACGACCACCGGGTCATCCAGGGCGCCGGGTCGGGCGAGTACCTCAAGAAGGTGCACGAGCGACTCACCGGCGACCACGGCTTCTACGAGGGCATCTTCTCGGCGCTCCGGATCCCGTACAAGCCGATCCAGTGGGCGAACGACATCAACGTCGACCTGGCGCACCGGGTCAACAAGACCGCGCGCGTGCAGGAGCTCATCAACAGCTTCCGTGTCCGCGGGCACCTGATGGCGGACATCGACCCGCTCGAGTACCGGCAGCGCACCCACCCGGACCTCGAGATCGAGAGCCACGGGCTGACCTTCTGGGACCTCGACCGCGAGTTCGTCACCGGCGGTCTCGCCGGCACCACGAACGCGCCGCTCCGCGACGTCCTCGGGATCCTCCGTGACGCCTACTGCCGCACCGTCGGCATCGAGTACATGCACATCCAGGACCCGGAACAGCGTCGCTGGGTGCAGGCGCGCATCGAGGTCCCCTACTCGAAGCCGTCGAAGGACGAGCAGCTCCGCGTCCTCGGCAAGCTCAACGAGGCCGAGGCGTTCGAGACCTTCCTGCAGACGAAGTACGTCGGCCAGAAGCGCTTCTCGCTCGAGGGCGGCGAGTCCACCATCGCGTTCCTCGACACGCTCATCCAGCACGCCGCCACCTCCGGCCTCAGCGAGGTCGCGATCGGCATGGCGCACCGTGGTCGCCTCAACGTGCTGACGAACATCGCCGGCAAGACGTACGGCCAGATCTTCCGCGAGTTCGAGGGCTCGTCGCTCCCCGGGGCCGTCTCCGGCCAGGGCTCGGGCGACGTGAAGTACCACGTCGGCACCGAAGGGGTGTTCCGCGCCAGCGACGGCACGGCCATCCCGGTGACGATCGCCGCGAACCCGTCGCACCTCGAAGCCGTCGACGGCGTGCTCGAGGGCATCGTCCGCGCCAAGCAGGACAGGGAGGCGCCCGGCGTGTTCGGCGTGCTGCCCGTGCTCGTCCACGGCGACGCGGCGATGGCCGGACAGGGCGTCGTGGTCGAGACGCTGCAGATGTCGCAGCTGCGCGGCTACCGCACCGGCGGCACCGTGCACCTCGTCATCAACAACCAGGTCGGGTTCACCACCCCGCCGGAGTCGGCCCGCAGCTCGGTGTACTCGACCGACGTCGCGAAGACCATCCAGGCGCCGATCTTCCACGTGAACGGCGACGACCCCGAAGCCGTTGCCCGGGTCGCGGAGCTCGCCTTCGCGTACCGAGAAGAATTCCACCGCGACGTCGTCATCGACCTCATCTGCTACCGCCGACGGGGCCACAACGAGGGCGACGACCCCTCGATGACGCAGCCGATGATGTACAACCTCATCGAGGCGAAGCGCTCCGTCCGCACCCTCTACACCGAGGCCCTCGTCGGCCGCGGCGACATCACCCAAGAGGAGTACGACGAGGCGCACCGCGACTTCCAGGACCGTCTCGAGCGTGCCTTCGCCGAGACGCACGAGGCGCAGACCGGCACCATCCCGGTGATCCAGGTCGACGACGACGGTGCCGTGCAGGGCCTCGAGCGACCGGCGGCGCAGCGTGACGACTCCGAGCACGAGGTGCACGACACCGCGGTGTCCGAGGAGCTCGTCCGGGCGATCGGCGACGCGCACAGCAACCCGCCGGTGGGCTTCTCGATCCACCCGAAGCTGCAGCAGCTGCTGTCGAAGCGCACCGACATGACGCGCAACGGCGGCATCGACTGGGCGATGGCCGAGCTCATGGCGATCGGTTCGCTGCTCGTCGAGGGCAAGCCCGTCCGCCTCGCCGGCCAGGACGCCCGCCGTGGCACGTTCGTGCAGCGCCAGGCGGTCTTCCACGACCGGGTCAACGGCCAGGAGTGGCTGCCGCTCGCGAACCTCACCGAGGACCAGGCACGGCTCTACATCTACGACTCGCTCCTCAGCGAGTACGCGGCGATGGCGTTCGAGTACGGCTACTCGGTCGAACGCCCCGAGGCCCTCGTGCTCTGGGAAGCGCAGTTCGGCGACTTCGCGAACGGCGCCCAGACGGTCATCGACGAGTTCATCTCGTCCGCCGAGCAGAAGTGGGGACAGCGATCGGGGCTCGTGCTCCTGCTCCCCCACGGCTACGAGGGCCAGGGGCCGGATCACTCGTCCGCCCGCATCGAGCGCTACCTGCAGCTGTGCGCCGAGGACAACATGGTGGTGGCACGGCCGTCGACCCCGGCGTCGTACTTCCACCTGCTCCGTCGTCAGGCGTGGGCGAAGCCGCAGAAGCCGCTCGTGGTGTTCTCCCCGAAGGCCATGCTGCGCCTCCGGCAGGCGACGAGCTCGGTGGACGCCCTGACGCAGGGGACCTTCCAGGAGGTCCTCGACGACGACCGCATCACCGACAGGTCCTCCGTGCGCCGCGTCGTTCTGCACTCGGGCAAGGTCCACCACGACCTGCGCGCCGAGGTCGAGAAGCGCGGGGTCACCGACGTCGCCCTCGTCCGGCTCGAGCAGCTCGCGCCGCTCCCGCTCGACCGCATCCTCGAGGTGCTCGAGGGCTACCCGGAGGCGGACGTCGTCTGGGCACAGGAAGAGCCGGAGAACCAGGGCGCCTGGCCGTTCGTGTGCATGAACCTCTCGCCGCACCTCGGCGGACGGCCGCTGTCGGTCTCCGCCCGGGCAGCGAGTGCCGCGCCGGCGACGGGCTCGTCGAAGCGCTCCGCGCAGGAGGCCGCCGAGGTCATCGCCAAGGCACTGGGCTGAGACCGGAACGTCGCTGAGACCGGGACGCCGCCGGGGTGCGCTACGCGATCTTCGTGTAACGCACCCCGGCGTCGTGGTACCCGCGCTTCTGGTAGAAGCGGTGCGCGCTGTCCGTCGCGGCCGCACTGACGGCACTGAGGCGACGAGCGCCCTGCTCGACCGCCCACGTCTCGAAGGTGCCGATGAGTGCGGAACCGGTGCCGAGCCTCCTGGCTGACGGGTCGACCACCAGCAGGAGCAGCTGCGCCGTCGGTTCGTCGCTCGCGTACGCCCACGTGACCTGCGCGCCGGCGACCGCGACCGCGTGACCGTCGTCGCCGCGGATGAGCCACGTGCGGTGACCGGCCGCGGGCGTGAGCCGTTCGAGCCGGGCCCGCATCGCGGACTCGTCGACCACATGGCCGAGCAGGCGGACGAGGGCGGTGACGTCGGCGACGTCCGGGTCGGACCAGCTGGTGATCGACTCGACGGAGAGGGTCATGCCCGCGACACTACCGACCGGCACGGACGTGTGACGACCGTGCTGGCAGGACGCTCAGCGGGTTGCCTAGTGTGTTGCCTGCTCGAGCCGGATGCGGGCGAGGATCTCGCCGCGCAGCTGGTCAGGAGCGGTCTCCTTGCACGCACGACGGACCGTCTCCATGAGCACGACACCGACCCGGTGTTCGGTGGTGCAGTCCTCGCACCCGTCCATGTGCTCGCGGATGTCCGCGGCGTCCTCGTGGCGGAGCTCGTCGTGGAGGAACTCCTCGAGCTCGGCCTTCGCCTTCGAGCAGTCGCAGCCGCTCATCGTGCTTCCTTCCCTTCGACGCGACCCGAGGTCGCGGCAACCTTCCGGCCACGTCCGCGCATCGTCGCCGTCGACGCTGCGTCCGGGACGATGCCGGTTTCACGTGCATGGTCCGCCAGGAGCCCCCGGAGGAGCCGGCGACCACGGTGGAGGCGGCTCATGACCGTCCCCACGGGGGTCTTCATGATGTCGGCGATCTCCTGGTAGGAGAACCCCTCGACATCGGCGAAGTAGACGGCCATCCGGAAGTCCTCGGGGATGGCCTGGAGCGCGTCCTTCACGGCGGAGGACGGCAGGTGGTCGATGGCGTCGGCCTCGGCGGAGCGCGCCGAGATCGACTGCGTCACGCTCTCCGCGCCGCCCAGCTGCCAGTCCTCGAGCTCGTCGATCGTGCCCTGGTACGGGTTCCGCTGGTTCTTGCGGTACGTGTTGATGAACGTGTTCGTGAGGATCCGGTACAGCCAGGCCTTGAGGTTCGTGCCCTGCTTGAACTGGCGGAACGCGGCGAACGCCTTGACGAAGGTCTCCTGCACGAGGTCCGACGCGTCGGCGGGGTTGCGGGTCATCCGCATCGCCGCGCCGTACAGCTGGTCCATGAAGGGCAGGGCCTGGTCCTCGAAGAGCGACCGGAGCTCGCCCTCGGACACGGTCTTCGCGTCGACGAACTCGGGCTCGGCCGCGTCGACGTCGGGTTCCAAGTCCTCGGTGTCGGAGCCCTCGGTGTCGGAGTCCTCGGCGTCGAGCGCCTCGTGTTCCTCCTCAACCGCGTCGAGCTGCGCCTCGGTCTCGTCGACCAGGTCGTTCGGTACTGCGGCGTGCGGTTCGTCGGTCGTCATCGCCGTCGAGTCTAGGCCGAGCACGGTCGGCACGGCGGTCAGCACGGTCCTCGTGCCGGTCCGCTCTCGTGCGAGTGTTGCTGTCGCCACTGATCCTCCCGGTGCGTTCAGTACCCTTGTGAACCGATGGCAGCCTCGACGCATTCCCAGCCCCGGACCGACCCCTGGACCGCACCGGTCGCGCGCGGTCCCCTGCGCGGCGACGTGTCGCTGCCCGGGTCCAAGTCGCTGACGAACCGCGAGCTCGTGCTCGCCGCCCTCGCCGACGGCCCGTCCACGATCCACCTGCCGCTGCACTCCCGCGACTCCACGCTCATGATCGAGGGGCTCCGGCAGCTCGGCGTGGGCATCGACGAGGTCGTCCCGGCGCCGGGCGAGACCCCGAACCCGTACGGCCCGGACCTCCGGATCACCCCCGCCCCGATGCACGGCGACGTCCGGCTCGACTGCGGCCTCGCCGGCACCGTGATGCGGTTCCTGCCCCCGCTCGCCGCGCTGGCGGTCGGACCGGTCACGGTCGACGGCGACCCCTACGCCCGGAAGCGCCCGATGGACGCGATCATCCGTGCGCTCGTCGACCTCGGTGTCGACGTGACGGACGACGGCGACGGCGCGATGCCGTTCGCCCTCACCGGCACCGGCGCGGTCCGCGGCGGAGCGCTGACGATCGACGCCTCGGCCTCGTCGCAGTTCGTGTCCGGGCTGCTGCTCTCCGCGCCGCGCTTCGACGAGGGCCTCCACCTCACCCACGTCGGCGAACGACTGCCGAGCATGCCGCACATCGACATGACCGTCGCAGCCCTCCGTGCCCGCGGGGTGCGGGTCGACGAACCGGCCGTCGGCGAGTGGGTCGTGCACCCGGGGCCGATCGCCGCGCGCGACGTCACCATCGAACCGGACCTGTCGAACGCCGCACCGTTCGCCGTGGCCGCGCTCGTCGCGGGCGGCACCGTCCGCATCCGGACCTGGCCGACGGCGACGACGCAGGTCGGCGCCGACCTCGAGACGCTCCTCCCCCTGTGGGGCGCGACCGTGGCCCGAGAAGGCGACGCCCTCGTCTTCGACGGCGGCGTCGGGATCCGGGGTGGGGCCTCCCTTCCGGGTCTCGAACTGGACCTGAGCCGCGGCGGCGAACTCGCACCGGCACTGGTCGCGCTCGCAGCGCTGGCCGACAGCCCGACGGAGATCACCGGGATCGGCCACCTGCGTGGGCACGAGACGGACCGGCTCGCCGCGCTGGCGGCGGACGTCAACCGGTCTGGAGGCGCGGTGCACGAACTCGACGACGGCCTCCGGATCGAGCCGGTCGCCCTGCACGGCGGCCCCTGGGCCGCGTACGACGACCACCGGATGGCGACGGCAGGCGCGATCGTGGGCCTCGTCGTCGACGGCGTCGCCGTCGACGACATCGGGTCGACGGCGAAGACCCTGCCGCAGTTCCCCGAACTGTGGGCGGACCTGGTCGCGACCGCCACGACGCCGGCTGGTTCGGCACCGGTTGCTTCGGCACCGGCGGCCGCTTCGGCATCGAGCGAGGACTGAGCGCATGAGCTGGTGGGACGACGTCGACGGTGACGACGGGGACGAGGACGAGCCGTACGGGCAGTTCGACGAGTCGAGCGTGCGGGTCCGGCCGAACCCGAAGGGGAACCGGCCGCGCACGAAGACCCGGCCGACGTACGACGACGCGCCGATCGGCTGGGTGACGAACGTCGACCGCGGCCGGTTCGGCGTGCTGGTGGGCTCCGGGACACCGGACGAGCACGTGATCACCGCGACGAAGGCCAGGGAGCTCGGCAAGAAGTCGGTCGTCACGGGCGACCACGTCTCGCTCGCCGGTGACGTCTCCGGCGACGCCGGCTCCCTCGCGCGCATCGTGAAGGTGAGCGAGCGCACGACCCTCCTCCGCCGGAGTGCCGACGACACCGACGACGTCGAGCGCGTGATCGTGGCGAACGCCGACCAGATGCTCATCGTGGTGGCCGCCGCCGACCCGGAGCCCCGCACCCGGCTCATCGACCGGTACCTCGTCGCGGCCTTCGACGCCGGGCTCGACCCGGTCCTCTGCATCACGAAGACCGACCTCGCCGACCCGGCGCCGTTCCTCGCGCACTTCGCCTGCCTCGACCTCCGCATCGTGACGAGCCGGGCCGACGACGTGCCGTTCGAGGCCCTGCACGAGGTCCTCGACGACAAGGTCACCGTCACCGTGGGCCACTCGGGCGTCGGCAAGTCGACCCTCGTGAACGCGCTGACCGGGTCGTCGCGAGCGACCGGGGTCGTGAACTCCGTCACCGGGCGCGGGCGTCACACCTCGTCGTCGTCGATCGCACTGGAGGTGCGGGACGGCGGCTGGATCATCGACACCCCCGGCGTCCGGTCGTTCGGCCTCGGGCACGTCGACCCCGCGAACGTGTTCCGGGCGTTCGCCTCGCACGCGATCCCCGTCCGGGAGCCGGCCGACGGCATCGCGCTCGACCAGGCGCACGACTGGGAGATCGTCGACCGGGTGCAGGCCGGGGAGCTCGGCGCGACCGGGGTCGAGCGCCTCGACTCGTTCCGGGCGCTCCTGACCGGCATGGGCGCGCACGACCCGGGTACGGAGTAGCGCGGGCTCGTCGCTGCCGCGCGCTCTCGGCGCCCGGCGTGTCTCGCTGCCGAGATCGCACTCCGGCGCGCAACCCCGGCGGTGAGATCGCACTTCGGCGCGCCACCCCGGCGGTGAGATCGCACTTCGGCGCGCCAACGCGCCGACGAAGGCCGCGAAAGTGCGATCTCGGCGACCCGGCGTCGGTTCACGTCTGGCGCAGACGACGTCCTCCGGCGCCCGCCGCACGCCGCACGCCGCACGCCGAGATCGCACTCCGGCGCGCAACCACGACGGTGAGATCGCACTTCGGCGCGCCACCCCTGCGGTGAACGCCGCGAAAGTGCGATCTCGGCGACCCGACGTCGGTCCGTGTCTGGGACGACGTCCCCGCCGCACGCCGCACGCCGAGATCGCACTTCGGCGCCCAACCCCGGCAGTGAGATCGCACTTCGGCGCCCCACCGCGCCGACGAAGGCCGCGAAAGTGCGATCTCGGCGAAGGGGGAACGGGGCGAGCGGGCGGAGAGGGGGCACGGGGGACGGGGCGGACGGGCAAGGCGGACAGGGCGGGGTCGACAGGTCTGCACCGGGGTTGTACAGTTGCCCTTTGTGTCTGAAGTTGCAAAGTACAACTTTGCGCCGACCCCCGCCGTCGACGCCCCGTCCTCCCCCATGACGACAACGACGTCGCACGTGCACACCGCCCCCGCATCCGCCCACCCGCACTCCCACGCGGCGCCCCGGACCCCGCGAGCAGACCGGCAGCCGAACGGCAACACGGTCCTCCGCCCGCAGGGGCTCGGCCGCGTCCTGCTGTCCTTCGGCTCGCACATCCTCGTACCGCTCTTCCTCGCCGTCGGCATGGGCCTCGCCTACCTCGGCGCGTTCCACGCCCCGACGCCGCACGACCTCCCGGTCGGCATCGTCGGTCAGAGCGCTGCGACCCAGGTGTTCGCGCAGACCGTGACCGACCAGTCCGACGGCGCGCTCGTCGCCCACGTGGTGCACTCGACCGCCGATGCCGAGCGGCAGATCCGTGACCGCGACCTCGCCGCCGTCTACGCCCCGGGCACCACCGGCGCGACCCTCTACGTCTCGACGGCAGCGTCCGAGACGACCGCCAGCGCGGCGCAGAAGGTCTTCATGCCGATCGCGTACCAGGCGCACCTGCCGTTCACGGTGCAAGACGTGGTGCCGACGGGCGACGAGGACACCACCGGCCAGGGACTCTTCTTCCTGCTCGTGGCGCTGAGCGTCGGCGGCTACGCGTCGGCCATCGCCGTGGCCGCGTTCGCCGCTCGGCTCCGGCCGCTGTGGACCGCCGCGGTCGGCCTGGTGACCGCCGGTGTCGTCGCGGGCATCGGCATCGTGATCGCCGGTCCGCTGTACGGGATCATCACCACGCACCGGTGGGAGATCTTCCTGTTCGCGTGGATGTACGACGCGATCATCGTCGCGCTCGGCGTCGGCCTCCACCCGCTGCTCGGCCGGTGGACGACCCCGGTGCTCACGATGCTCTTCGTGATGCTCAACTTCACGTCGTCCGGCGGCATCTTCCAGCCGGCGTTCCAGCCCGGGCTCTTCGCCGGCCTCAACACGTTCTGGAGCGGGGCGGCCTGGCTGCAGGCCGCGCAGGAGCTGCTGTACTTCCCCGGCGCATCGCTCGGCCGGTCGTCGCTCGTGCTCGCCCTCTGGCTCGCCGCCGCGGTGCTGCTCTGCGTCGTCGTCCACGGCCTCGTCGCCCGGCGCACCCGCATCGCCCGCGAGCGGGAGGTCACGCGCCTCGAGGAAGAGGCGGTCGTCGCCGCCTGACGCCGCTACGCTCGGGGTCGTGGACCTCAGCGCCGACCTGGACTTCGCCCGCTCCCTCGCAGACACCGCCGACGCGATCAGCCTCGAACGGTTCCGGGCGGCCGACCTGCACGTGTCGAAGAAGGCCGACAGCACGCACGTGACCGACGCCGACCAGGCGGTCGAGCGGGCGCTCCGCGAGCGGATCGCGGCCGAGCGGCCGGACGACGCGTTCCTCGGCGAGGAGACGACGGCGGACACCGGCGCCGAGGCCACGAGCGAGGGGCACCGTCAGTGGGTCGTCGACCCGATCGACGGCACCGCGAACTACCTCCGCGGCGTGCCGGTCTGGGCGACGCTCATCGCCCTCGCGGTCGACGGCCGTCCGGTCCTCGGCGTCGTGAGCGCGCCGGCCCTCGGCAAGCGCTGGTGGGCGGCGGAGGGGCAGGGCGCGCACTCGTTCGACGGCCCGTTGCACGTGTCCGGCGTCGCCGAACTCGCCGACGCCAGCCTGAGCTACAACAGCATCCAGCAGTGGGACGACGACGACCGCCTCCAGCCCCTCATCGACCTGTCCCGGAAGGTCTGGCGCACCCGCGCCTACGGGGACATGTGGCCGTACATGATGGTGGCGGAGGGCGTGCTCGACGTCGCCGGCGAACCCGACCTCAAGCCCTGGGACATGGCCGCACTCGTCCCGATCGTCGAGGAGGCCGGCGGCCGCTTCACCTCGCTCGACGGCGACCCGGGCCCGTGGCACGGCAGCGCCCTCGCCACGAACGGTCTGGTGCACGACGCCGTCGTCGAGGTCATCCGCCGCTAGGCCCCGGTCCCGAGCAGGACCGGGTCCCGAGCACCGGGTCCCGACCAGGCAGGGGTCACGAGCACAACCGGCCTGGAGGCGCGGCCCGCCTCAGCCGCGCCCCTGACGGTCCGCAGGCGGCGCGTCCACGGCCCCACGTGCCTCCAGGCCGTCCGTCCGGTCCGCATCCGCCGCGGCGGCGCCGGACCGCTTCGCGGCCCGCCGCCGCACCACCAGGTCGCTGACGGCGAGCACGAGCGCCAGCGCCATGAGCGACACCGTGAACGTCGTCCCGCTCCGGAAAGCGTCGTGGTAGGCGTCCAGACGAGACTCCCCACCGGCCCCCGTCGTCTCCCCGCGCACGATCCCGTAGAAGATGCTCGTCGCCACGGCCGTCCCGATCGCCGTCCCGACGCGCTGCCCGAGCTGCTGCATCGACCCCGCCACGCCGGACTGCTCGATCGGCACCTCGGCGAGGGTGAGGGTCTGGTTCGGCGACACCACGAACCCGCCGCCGAGCCCGCCGACGAGGAACGCCCCCGCCATGGCCCAGGGCGTCACCGACGGCGGGGTGAGCGTCGCGGCGAGCATCAGCAGCACGAAGCCGATCACGACGAAGACGAGCCCCGCGACCACGAGCGCCCGGCCGACCCGGTCGACGATCCGCCCGCCGATGTAGGAGCCCACCGCACTCGTGGCGGCGAAAGGGATGCTCACCATGCCGGCGAACAGCGGGGCGAGCCCGAGCCCCTCCTGCAGGTACAGCGTCACCATGAGGAACGAGGCGGGCAGGGCCGCGAAGTACACGGCGACGATCGACAGCCCGTTGCGGTACGACGACAGTCGGAACAACTCGAAGTGCACGACCGGTGACTTGCCGTTCGCCGTGTAGCGGCGCTCCCACCAGACGAACGCCATGACGAACACGGCGAACGCGACGAGCCACAACCACCGCGCGCCGGAACCGCCAGCACCGGTGGTCAGCACGAACGGCAGCATGAGGGTGACGATCGCGCCGCCGAGCAGCAGGATGCCGACGATGTCGAGTTCGCGGTCCGCCGCACGCCCCTGGGCCCCCTTGGGCAGGAGTCGCAGCGCGAACAGCAGCGCCGCGATGCCGAGCGGCACGTTCATCCAGAACAGCAGCCGCCAGCCGGACTCCTCGCCGCCGATCGCGATGAGGCCCCCACCGATGGTCGGACCGAGCGCGGTGGAGATGCCGATCATCGCGCCGAACAGCCCGAACGCGCGGCCCCGCTCCGGCCCGCGGAAGAGCTGCTGCACCAGGCCGATCACCTGCGGCATCTGCGTGCCGGCGGCGAAGCCCTGCAGGATCCGCGTGACGATGAGGACCTGGATGTTCGGGGCGATCGCGCACAGCAGGCTCGAGACGGTGAACGCGACGAGCCCGACGATGAACAGCGCCCTACGGCTCTTCAGGTCGCCCAGTCGGCCGGCCGGTACGAGCGCGAGCCCGAAGGCCAGGGCGTACCCCGCCACGATGAGTTGCAGGGACGAACTCGTCGCGCCGAGGGACTCCTCGATCGACGGGAGCCCGACGTTCACCTTCGACAGGTCGAGGATCGTGAGCGCCGCGACGGCCACGCAGACGGCGAAGGCCCGCCACCGCGAGCGGTCGTCGGGGCGGGTTTCGGTCTGGGCGGTCGGGTCGGCGCTGGACATCACCAACCGTGCTACACCGCCCCCGCCGATCCCCGGTCCGGACATCGGTGTACCCCGATTCCGTACCACGGGGCCGCGCAGTGAAACCCCGATCTCCGCCGCGGGGGGCACGTGGCCCCCCGGACTGGGGTCAGGTGGGGGTGACATCGGATTGCGGAGACCGGCCATCCGGGCCGAAACCTGAGTTATCGTGCTCGCAGGCGGCAGGTCAGGCGACGTCTCGGATTCCCTAGATCCGGACACTGCAGGACCGGTCGTGCTTCGTCCGAAGACCCTAACCCGAGGGGTGATACAGACGATGACTTCATCGTTCCCGAGCGGAACCGAGTGCACCCTCACTCGTCATCCGCATTCCGAAAACCATTCTGACCGTTCTGGCGCGCGTACCCTCGCCGCTTCTCGTCCGGCTCTGCACGTGCCCAACGGCCGTGCCACGTTCCGGCTCTCCTCCTTCGCCGCATCCGCTTCCGGGCCCGGAGGCCGGTGAGTCATGGGACTCACCGGTCGCCGTCTCGAGGTCGACCGGATCGCGACCCTCGCCGTACTCCCTCGGGAGTCCGCGATGGTCGTCGTCGGCGACCCTGGTTCCGGACGCAGTAGCGTCCTCGACGCGGTGTCCAACCGCGTCTCCCTCCCCGTCGTCCGCGTCGGTGTGAACGGGAGCGAATCGCACTGGCCCCTGGCCGGCGTCGCATCGCTCTTCACCGCACTCGACGACCCACGGGCGACGGCCCACATCGCGCACCTCATCCAGGGGAACGCGCCCGCCGACCGGCAGACGCCGGGACTCGCGGCGGCGCACGACTTCCTCGACGCGGTGCACGCCCTCACCCTGCCGCCCACGCTCGTGCTCATCGACGACCTGGACCGCATGGACGTGGAGAGCCAGGAGCTCATCGCGTTCTTGGCGAGCCGGCTCGCCGGCACCGCGCTCCGCGTGGTCGCCACGGTCCGCACCGTGCCGTCGAACGGTCCGCTCGCGGCCCTGCCGATGCTCCGGATCGAACCGCTCCCGGCGGACGAGGCACTCGTGCTCGCCCGTGCGATGGCACCCGAAGAAGCGAACGACGGCGTCCTCGCCGTCCTCGCCGAGGAGACCGGCGGCAACCCCGGTGCGCTGCGCGAGCAGCTCGCCGTGCTCAGCCGCGAGCAGCTGACCGGCTCCGAGCCGCTCGTGCTGCCGCTCCGCCCCACGCCGACCACCGAGGCCATCGCGGCCCTGGCGCTCGGCTCCGTGTCGGGACGCGATCTGGACGTCCTCGCACGACTGGCGCTCGTCCCCGTGGCGAAGACCGTCGGGTGGGACCGTGACGAGCTCGACGACCTCGCGAACGCCGGACTCACGTCCGTCAAGGGCCAGACCGCCTCCGTCCGCGATCCCCTCGTCCGCTCCGCGCTGTACTGGCGGATGCCGGCACGTGACCGACGGGCCGCCCACACCGAGATGGCCTCGGCGAGCGCCGAGACCGACCCGCGTGCGGCCGCCTGGCACCGCAGCTTCGTCGACGACGTCCCCGACGTGGTCGCCCTGCTCGGGGCCGCTCGGTCCTACGTGGTGGACGGCAACGCCCAGGCCGCGGTCGTCCTCACCGAGCGTGCGCTGCACATCGGTGGCGGCACCGAGGACGAGCACGGTGCGTTGCTCGGTGTCGCCGAGGCGCTGCTGGCGAACCGGCTGCTCGGCTTCGCCGCGCGGTACCTCGCTGCGATCCGGCCGTTCCGGACGATGGCCGACGAGACCCGTCGGCTCCGTCTGGAGTACTCGGTGCAGTACCTCAGCGGGGACGCCGTGCACGCGGACGAACTGCTCGTGCCGGTGGACCCGACGGACGCGGCCGAGGCCGACGCCGTCGGTGGACTCCTCGCGATGGTGGCCTGCTTCCGGGCCGAGGCGTGGGAGCTGGACCAGGCGAAGGACCTCCTCGCCCGGGCCGAACCGCTCCGTCGTTCGGCGTCGGCGCACACGCTGGAGATCTCGGAGACGGCACGCGAGCTCATCGCCGCCG
It includes:
- the rsgA gene encoding ribosome small subunit-dependent GTPase A, producing MSWWDDVDGDDGDEDEPYGQFDESSVRVRPNPKGNRPRTKTRPTYDDAPIGWVTNVDRGRFGVLVGSGTPDEHVITATKARELGKKSVVTGDHVSLAGDVSGDAGSLARIVKVSERTTLLRRSADDTDDVERVIVANADQMLIVVAAADPEPRTRLIDRYLVAAFDAGLDPVLCITKTDLADPAPFLAHFACLDLRIVTSRADDVPFEALHEVLDDKVTVTVGHSGVGKSTLVNALTGSSRATGVVNSVTGRGRHTSSSSIALEVRDGGWIIDTPGVRSFGLGHVDPANVFRAFASHAIPVREPADGIALDQAHDWEIVDRVQAGELGATGVERLDSFRALLTGMGAHDPGTE
- the hisN gene encoding histidinol-phosphatase, with product MDLSADLDFARSLADTADAISLERFRAADLHVSKKADSTHVTDADQAVERALRERIAAERPDDAFLGEETTADTGAEATSEGHRQWVVDPIDGTANYLRGVPVWATLIALAVDGRPVLGVVSAPALGKRWWAAEGQGAHSFDGPLHVSGVAELADASLSYNSIQQWDDDDRLQPLIDLSRKVWRTRAYGDMWPYMMVAEGVLDVAGEPDLKPWDMAALVPIVEEAGGRFTSLDGDPGPWHGSALATNGLVHDAVVEVIRR
- a CDS encoding MFS transporter translates to MSSADPTAQTETRPDDRSRWRAFAVCVAVAALTILDLSKVNVGLPSIEESLGATSSSLQLIVAGYALAFGLALVPAGRLGDLKSRRALFIVGLVAFTVSSLLCAIAPNIQVLIVTRILQGFAAGTQMPQVIGLVQQLFRGPERGRAFGLFGAMIGISTALGPTIGGGLIAIGGEESGWRLLFWMNVPLGIAALLFALRLLPKGAQGRAADRELDIVGILLLGGAIVTLMLPFVLTTGAGGSGARWLWLVAFAVFVMAFVWWERRYTANGKSPVVHFELFRLSSYRNGLSIVAVYFAALPASFLMVTLYLQEGLGLAPLFAGMVSIPFAATSAVGSYIGGRIVDRVGRALVVAGLVFVVIGFVLLMLAATLTPPSVTPWAMAGAFLVGGLGGGFVVSPNQTLTLAEVPIEQSGVAGSMQQLGQRVGTAIGTAVATSIFYGIVRGETTGAGGESRLDAYHDAFRSGTTFTVSLMALALVLAVSDLVVRRRAAKRSGAAAADADRTDGLEARGAVDAPPADRQGRG
- a CDS encoding LuxR family transcriptional regulator, which gives rise to MGLTGRRLEVDRIATLAVLPRESAMVVVGDPGSGRSSVLDAVSNRVSLPVVRVGVNGSESHWPLAGVASLFTALDDPRATAHIAHLIQGNAPADRQTPGLAAAHDFLDAVHALTLPPTLVLIDDLDRMDVESQELIAFLASRLAGTALRVVATVRTVPSNGPLAALPMLRIEPLPADEALVLARAMAPEEANDGVLAVLAEETGGNPGALREQLAVLSREQLTGSEPLVLPLRPTPTTEAIAALALGSVSGRDLDVLARLALVPVAKTVGWDRDELDDLANAGLTSVKGQTASVRDPLVRSALYWRMPARDRRAAHTEMASASAETDPRAAAWHRSFVDDVPDVVALLGAARSYVVDGNAQAAVVLTERALHIGGGTEDEHGALLGVAEALLANRLLGFAARYLAAIRPFRTMADETRRLRLEYSVQYLSGDAVHADELLVPVDPTDAAEADAVGGLLAMVACFRAEAWELDQAKDLLARAEPLRRSASAHTLEISETARELIAAVDGSLPADSALHDGLSTATLVRMSDPALLLLAHALSIAERYRSARRVFALVLARGQEAQPVWSEAARYLSAENEVRSGNFRQALRAIDVWEAGSSVIERLREPSRAIAIAWRHFAEGRSPEALEVVDRCLAQRSTNRLWGATAKLHALRGRVLLLDGRLDEAAASLEAADAIGRSLRNPAVLRHLGDLVEAYTRLGRIDDARTIAARLAADHHARPSRWGALVLARSLALVADDTTRETARRRALELFQPHDSQFERARTFAALAAVGSTSERPRLGAAAAAAYEAAGLRRPLATPVASAAMPSFGMQSSLRSGPVLSASMPGTPRSAPDAGAVLTSLTAEERAVVQKVTEGYRNREIASSLFMSQRTVELRLTQIYRKVGARSRSHLVALLT